A region of the Acidimicrobiales bacterium genome:
GGGATCACAGCCGGCCTCTCAGCCCTCGCCCTGCCGGGCGGCCAGGTCCGCGATGAGGCGGCGCAGGCCGGGCGCCAGGTCGGGGCGCTCCAGTGCGAGCTCCAGGTTCGCCCGCAAGTAGTCCAGCCGGTTGCCGGCGTCGTAGCGACCCCAGCTGAAGACGTACCCGTAGACGGGCTGCTCCTCCATGAGCAGGCCGATGGCGTCGGTGAGCTGGAGCTCCCCGCCCTTGCCGGGCTTGACCCGCTCGATGGCGCCGAAGATCTCCGGGGTGAACACGTAGCGGCCCATGAGGGCCAGGTCCGAGGGAGCCTCCTCGGGCTTCGGCTTCTCGATCACCTCCAGGAGCCGCACGAGCCTCGGCTCCACCTGGTCCACCCGACAGGAGCCGTAGGAGGAGATCTCAGCCGGCTCGACGGTCTTGAGGGCCACCACCGATCCGTCGTGGCGCTCGAATGCCTCCAGCATCCCTGTCAGGACCCCCGCCCGCTCGTGCATGATGTCGTCGCCGAGCAGCACGGCGAAGGGCTCGTCGCCCACGTGCTCGCGGGCCACTCCGACGGCGTGGCCCAGCCCCTTCGGCTCCTGCTGGCGGACGTAATGGACCCGCGCCATCTCGGCGATGTGCTGGATCCCTTCGAGCTCCTTGTGCTTTCCGGTCGCGGCCAGGTGCTCCTCCAGCTCGGGGGCCCGGTCGAAGTAGTCGGCCAGGCTCGCCTTCCCCCGGGAGGTGATCAGCAGGACGTCCTCGAGGCCGGCGGCGGCCGCCTCCTCGACGACGTACTGGATCGAGGGCTTGTCGACGATGGGCAGCATCTCCTTGGGGAGCGACTTGGTTACCGGGAGGAACCGAGTCCCCAGGCCGGCGGCGGGGATGACTGCCTTGCGGACCGCAGAGGTCATGGCGAGACGGTACACTTAGCACTCAGGTCTAGTGAGTGCTAACGCCCCGGAGGCGCCGCCGAGATGCCCACGTACGAATACGCCTGCAAGTCCTGCGGTGAGCACCAGGAGGTCGTCCAGTCGTTCAAGGACGACCCCCTGACGAAGTGCCCGGCGTGCGGCGGGCGCCTGCGCAAGGTGTTCGGGTCCATCGGCATCGCGTTCAAGGGCAGCGGCTTCTACCGCAACGACAGCCGCCCGGCGTCGTCTTCGGAGAAGGCGTCACCCGACAAGGGCTCGTCCGACAAGGCCTCCTCCGACAAGGGCTCCTCGGACAAGGCGACGTCCGACAAGGGCACGTCCGACAAGGCCTCCTCGGACAAGGGAGGAGCGGAGAAGGGCTCCGGCTCCGCCCCCTCGTCCGACAAGGGCGGGTCGAGCGGTTCGAAGGGCGACTCGAAGCCGGCGACGAGCAGCGCGTCGTAGTCTCCGACCCGTGAGCGGGCCCACCGCTGAGATCGCCGTGATCGGCGGAAGCGGCTTCTACAAGTTCCTGGAGGACGTGCGGGAGATCCCGGTCCACACGCCGTATGGCGCTCCATCGGCTCCGGTGGCGCTGGCCCAGGTCGGCGATCGGTCCATCGCCTTCCTTCCCCGCCACGGCCTCCATCACGAGTACCCACCTCATCGTGTGAACTCGCGGGCCAACCTGTGGGCCCTCCG
Encoded here:
- the galU gene encoding UTP--glucose-1-phosphate uridylyltransferase GalU: MTSAVRKAVIPAAGLGTRFLPVTKSLPKEMLPIVDKPSIQYVVEEAAAAGLEDVLLITSRGKASLADYFDRAPELEEHLAATGKHKELEGIQHIAEMARVHYVRQQEPKGLGHAVGVAREHVGDEPFAVLLGDDIMHERAGVLTGMLEAFERHDGSVVALKTVEPAEISSYGSCRVDQVEPRLVRLLEVIEKPKPEEAPSDLALMGRYVFTPEIFGAIERVKPGKGGELQLTDAIGLLMEEQPVYGYVFSWGRYDAGNRLDYLRANLELALERPDLAPGLRRLIADLAARQGEG
- a CDS encoding FmdB family zinc ribbon protein; its protein translation is MPTYEYACKSCGEHQEVVQSFKDDPLTKCPACGGRLRKVFGSIGIAFKGSGFYRNDSRPASSSEKASPDKGSSDKASSDKGSSDKATSDKGTSDKASSDKGGAEKGSGSAPSSDKGGSSGSKGDSKPATSSAS